DNA from Mycolicibacterium alvei:
GGCACCGCCATTTGCACCGTTGGTGGTGGCGTTTGCGCCGTTGCCGCCGACGCCGCCTTTGCCGCCACCGGCGGACGAGCCGTCGGTGCCGTCGGTGCCGTCAGTCGACCCGGTGCCTCCCACTCCGCCCGTTCCGGCGGTACCAGGGTTGGCGCCGTTGCCGCCCTTGCCGCCGGAGACCTTGACGACCCCGCCGTCGCCGCCGTTCCCGCCGTCGCCGGCACGGCCCGCGTCGCCGCCATCACCGCCGTTCCCGCCCGCACCTTGGGAGCCGGTGCTCGATTGCGCGAGTCCACCGTTACCGCCCTTGCCACCGGTGCCACCGTTTCCGCCGTTGGTGCCGTCGGTGCCGTCGTCGCCCGTGCCGTTGGCGCCATGGCTGCCGTTGGTGCCCGCTGCGCCGTTGCCGGCGTCACCGCCGTTGCCACCGTTGCCGCCGTTGCCGGCCTGGGCGCCGCCCAGTCCGCCGTTGCCACCGTTGCCGCCGTTGTAGCCATTGGGGCCGATCAGTCCGCCGCCGCTGCTGCCGTCGGCACCGTCGCCGCCGTCACCGCCGTTGCCGACCAGCCCGCCGTTGCCGCCGTTGCCGCCGTTCCCGCCCGGGCCGAAGGGGCCGAAAATCGATCCAGTGCTGCCGTTTCCGCCGTTCCCGCCGTTTCCACCGGTAGTGGCCTGGGCACCGCTCGCGCCATCCTGGCCGTCAGTGGAGCCGGTACCTCTGACCCCACCCGTCCCTGCTGCGCCGGGGTCGCCGCCGTCGCCGCCGGTCGATCCGCTACTACCGAAAGTACTGCCGTGAGCGCCGGTACCGCCGTCACCGGCGATGCCCGCCGCACCGCCGCTTCCGCCGTCGCCGCCGATCCCCTGGCTGCCATCGACGCCAAGGTCGGAATGCGCGAGGCCACCGGCGCCACCATTGCCGCCAATACCGCCGGTGCCACCAGCACCGCCGTCGCCGCCATCGCCGCCGTCGTAGACCACCAGGACGACGCCGTCGGCGCCCCTGCCCCCGGTGCCGCCGATACCGCCGATACCGCCGTTGCCGCCGGCGCCACCCACTCCGCCATCGCCTGCGAGGTCGCCACCATTGCCGCCGGCGCCGCCGACACCACCGGCGCCACCGGTCTCTCCGGTGCCGCCGATACCGCCCGTGCCGTCGCCGCCGCTGAGGACATAGACGCCGTCGGCACCCGCGGTGCCCTGCCCACCGGCACCACCGTCGGCGCCGTCGCCACCGTCGCCGCCGTTACCGAGACGTCCTCCGTCACCGCCGCGGCCGCCAGCACCGCCGTCGGCACCCGCGGTGCCGGCAAGACCGTTGCCGCCGTCGCCGCCGTCGCCGCCATAGGTGGGCAACATCCCGGCTGCGCCGGTGCCGCCGGGGTTGGATCCGATACCGCCCGCGCCGCCGGCCCCGACGAGGCCGGGGTCACCCCCGTCTCCGCCGGCACCTCCGGTGCCGCCGGCGACGATCGCGTCAGCGCCGTTGCCGCCGTTGCCGGCAACTCCTGAGTTTCCGCCTGCACCGCCGTCGCCCCCGTCACCGGTGACGCCGGCACTCCAGACGCCACCGGCCTGCGCGGCTCCACCCGTGCCGCCGTCGCCACCGACTCCGCCTGTCCCGCCGGCACCACCATCTCCACCGCGGCCCCCATCGCCGATGGCTCCAGCGACGAACGTGCCGTCGGCCCCATCGGAGCCCTGGCCGCCGACACCTCCTCGGCCACCGCTACCGCCGTCACCGCCAGCACCGCCATTTCCGGCCAAGGCGCCGCCGGCGCCACCCGCGCCACCGACGCCACCCGCTCCCCCGGTCACCCCGGAGCCACCCGTCAGTCCGTTTCCGTCGGCGTCGACGCCGTGCGCGTCGGCGCCGTTACCGCCGTCAGCACCGTTACCGCCGGTGCCGCCGTCACCGCCGCGTCCGATCAGCCCGGCGTCGCCGCCGCGACCACCGGCACCACCGGCACTGCCCAGGACATCGGCGTCAGCCCCATCGCCGCCGCGACCTCCGTTACCGCCATTGGTCGGCAGGCTGCCCTGGGCCCCGTCAGCCCCTCGTATCCACCCGATGCCACCGGTACCACCGGATCCAACTTGGCCGGGGTCACCACCGTCACCTCCTGCGCCGCCGCTCCTGCCTGGAGTGATGGCTTCAGCACCGGCGCCGCCGTCACCGGCAGTGCCGGCGTCGCCGCCCACCCCGCCGGCCCCGCCCACACCGGCGCGAGCGGTCGAACCGAAGAGGCCGCCTCGTCCTCCGGCGCCGCCATTGCCGCCGGTACCGCCATCGGCGCCGACACCACCGTTTCCGCCGTTGCCACCGGTTCCGCCGTCAGCGGTGCCCGCACCGCCGAGCCCACCTGTGCCACCGTCGCCGCCGGTACCGCCGTCGCCGCCGGCGCCGCCGACACCGCCCTTGCCGAACAGGGCGCCTCGGCCTCCGGTACCGCCGTTGCCGCCGGCCCCACCCGCGGTGCCCGCACCGCCGTCACCGCCGTCCTGTCCCAACGCTCCCGCCGATCCGGAGCTACCGGTCGTCCCGGCGCTACCGGTTCCGCCTTTTCCGCCGGCCCCGCCGTTGCCGAGCAGCCAGCCCGCGTGTCCGCCGTCGCCACCTTGCTGCCCGGCAGCCAACGCGTCCCCGCCCCGGCCGCCAGAACCGATCGTGAATGCTGCATTCCCGCCGTTACCACCGCTGGTGCCGTCGCCGCCACGGCCGCCATTGCCCCAGAAAATTCCGGCATCGCCACCGCGGCCGCCCACGCCGTAAAGGCCGCCGGACCCGCCGGCACCGCCGGCTCCCAACAGCAGGCCGCCGTTCCCGCCGTTCCCGCCGATCTGGCCGGCAGCGGTTGCGGCACCGCCCACACCGCCACGCCCGATCATGCCCGCGTCGCCACCGTGGCCACCGTTGGCGCCACTGCCCCCATTGCCCATCAACCAGCCGCCATCACCGCCATTGCAGGCGTCCGCCACACAATCAGCGGCGGCGTCGATCCCATCGCCGATCAACCAGCCGCCCCTACCCATCGCCGGACGCTGAGAATCCAGCGCCGCACCCAGCGCTGCGACACCTCGCGACTGCGCGGCGAGACCACCCAGGCTGTCGGTGATCGCGATCTGGCGGCTGCCATCGGTGTTGGCGCGCAGCACCATTGCTTCGACGGCGGCGCGGCTGTCGGTCTCACGACGGACGAATCCCAGCATCACCCACGCCAACGGCGCACCCGCCGGCGGCGTAGACCCGGAGCCAAGGGCCGGAGCCAAGCCCACTATCCGCAGGAGCTGCTGCACCACTGGCGGCGCGGCGGCCGTGGCTGGGGAGACGGGCTCGGCCACCGAGACAGCAGCGGTCTGCGCCGACGAGCCGCGCGGACCAGCGTCGACCGGAACTGGCAGTGACGCGACCTGGCCTGGACTCGAATCAACATGTGCCGCCGGCTTTTCCGGTCGCACCGTTCCTAGCGGACGATACCGCTCCACGGCTGCGGCGAACCGCGGAGCCGAACCCACCCGGGTCGAGTCGCCGTTCGGCCGACTCCGCTGCACAGGCGCCGGGTCGCGCTCTGGCCTCGCGATAGCGTCGAACTCCCACCCCACTACCGGAATGCCACGCTGTGTCAACAGCTCTCGGGCCGCTGCCACCACTTCTTCGGCAGCAGCTTCGGAACCGGTCGTGCCCTCCACGGTTTCCACCGAAACGGACCCCGTCGCTGCGTCAGCGGACGATTCGCCACGTTCACCGTCGGATACCGACGCAGCGCCAGAACTGTCTCGCTCGGCCGCGGCAGCTGCCGCGGTGTTGCGAATGCGATCAACCGCGTCCCGACGTGCGTTACCACCTGGGATTCGGGTCCCCGCCCCACCGGAAGCCGCCACATTCATCCCCGTCGGCCGCAACCCAGGCGCACCGACCGCATTGGGCGCCGCATTAGGCGCTGAACTCCGGCGGGGCCCCCTCGTCGCGTCGATTCCGGCGGTCAGACGCGAACGCAGTGTCGGCTGTTGGCCGTCGGTGCGAGCGTTCGATGTTCCTGCAGTCGACGAGTCTCGCGCAGACCCCCGCGACCCGGACGATGATTCCGATGACGATTCCGACGATTCATCCGCGTACGCGACAGCCTGCCCGGTCGTCATTGCGGCACCCAATCCAGCAGCTACCGCTCCGGCGCCGAGCCAGCGCACGACGGCGTACTCGGACGAACGGCGGCCCTTGCGGCCCCCACTGCGTTTCGACTTGGCACGTTCTGCGTTCGGGACGGACATCGTTCGCATCTCCAATGTTTAAGTCATGGGCAGCGCAATCAGCGCGCGGGCTCCACAAAAACTGGGTTTGTAGTGCAGAAATGGGCCGTTCTGTTTATATTTAAGATCAGGTTGGAGCACTGTAGCCTCCGTCCTGCAAACGCCGCGGTGTTTCAGCCGTATTACGAAAAAATTACGTACAAGTAACGTGCTTGCGATTCCGACCGCGTCGATGTGGACCGGTCGCACCGCCATCGGCTCGATCGCGATGATGCTGCCGCCCGCCCGTCGCGGCCCAATTTGTTTGCTAGATCAATTAGCTACACAGCCTCCCAGTAGGGCAGCAGCCGACCCGCGAGATGGCTTGAGATTGCAGCCGTGTCATCGCCCTCAATCCCTCGCAAGTTCAATCGGGACTGGGGAAGATCAGCACCTCCAGGGAGACGATGCGGGCTGATCCCTGACACGGCTCGACGCAGGCAGTTATCCACAGGTCCCCGAAATGCTTCTGGTGGCCGTCGCGGCGGTCCACGAGTATCGAGTTGGTGGACGTTGACGATGTGCTTCGCCAACAAGACGGGGTGATCTCACGCCGGCAGGCGTTGGATGCGGGTTTGCCAGAGCATGCGATCCGTCGGCTGCTCAGGCGCAACCAGTGGGCACGGGTCCACGCGGGGGTGTACGTCAACCACACCGGGCCCCTGACGTGGCCGCAACGCACTTGGGCTGCAGTGCTTTACGCGGCTCCGTCGGCGCTGTGCTTCGAATCAGCGCTGGGAGCTGAAACGTCTCCCATCCATCTCGCGGTCGTGCAACACCGGGCGATACTGGCTGAGCCGGCGGGAGTCCGCATTCACCACCTGGTGAATCTTGAGGAACGGGTGCTGTGGAACGTCAGCCCACCCCGGATGCGGTACGACGAAGCCACGCTCGACGTTGCGTGCCGTGCCGCATCCGAACTCGATGCCATCGCGATCCTGGCCAATGCCTGCCAATCTCGACGAACCACGGCGCAGCGGCTGCTCCATGTGCTCGATTCTCGGACGCGGGTCCGCCGTCGCCGGTGGTTGCGCGCAGTGCTCGTCGACATCGCCGACGGCACCTACTCGGTGCTTGAGCACGGCTATCTCACTCGGGTGGAGCGGCCGCACGGCCTGCCCCGGGCCACGCGACAGAAGCGGGCCACGTCATCCGTCGGCATTTGCTATCGCGACGCCGAATACGGCGAACAGCTCATCGTCGAGCTCGACGGCCGGATGTACCACGATTCGGCGACCAGTCGGGATGCGGACTTCGAGCGAGATCTCGACGCCGCCGTTGACGGCCGTTCGACTGTCAGGCTCTCCTACGGGCAGGTCTTCGACCGGCCATGCCAGACCGCGAGCAAGATCGCTCAGGTGCTGCAGCGGCACGAGATCGCGGTAACCGGGCACCCGTGTGGGCCGGAGTGTGAGTTCACTCGACTCGACCGGGCCGCATAGTCATCAGCACCGAGGATCCCAGTCAGCATTGAGCAGCAATCCTAGATTTAAGTCCACGCCGCGTCAGGGTGACGGCGCCACCGATGTGGGCGTGGGGGTCTGCGTCGGCTCCACAGTCGGCTCTGGCGTCTGTGTCGGCTCAGGCGTGGCGGTCGGCGACGGCGAAGGGCTGGGCGACGGCGTGGCAGTCGGCTCAGGCGTGGCAGTCGGCGACGGCGTAGGCGTCGGGCTCGGCGCAGGCGGCTTGAACGTCGGGATCGGCAATTGTGGAAGCGTCACAGGCGGAAACACCAATGGCGGCACCGGGATCGGCGGGAGCCCAACGGGTGCAGGCGCGGGCAGCGGAGCAGGTGCAGGAGCGGCCGGCCGCGGTCGGGGCGCCTGTGGCGCCGGGGCTGCCTGTCGCGGGGCCGGGGCAAGCGGTGCGCTCTGCCCGCTCTGCACCAACCGCGGTGCGGCGGCCGGTTGGGGCGCGGCAGCCTGCGCGGGAGCAGCCGCTGCGGGCCCCGGCCAGGATGGATCACGCACGACCACGGTCCGGGTGGGCGGTGCGGGTACGGCCTGGACCAACGGCGACTCGGCCGGAACGGTTTGCGGCGCCGATAATCCTTCGACTGCGGCGTCGAGCCGATCGGCCCGCGCCGACAACACCATGCCGACCGTGCCGACCACGGCCAGGAACACCGCCGCGTAGGCCACCACGCCTCCGCGCCGATACCAGGCAAGGCGCACCGGAGCAGACACCAGAGGCGGTTCGGAGAACACGAATTCGGGACGGGCCGAATCGTCGGTCACCGATTCGGGAACGAACTCGGCAACCTCAGCCACCGAGTCCTCCGCCGACCAGGCCAGCGCAGAGGCCGCGACCGTGGCGGTCCCAAACCCGGGCGTCGATACCGGAGGAGCAACCGCCACCTGCGTCGCCGTCTCGTCGACTCCGCGTCGGGCCAGCAGTCCGGCGCCGACGGCGGCGATCACCTGAGCTTGCGGCACGGTGGTGACCGGAAGGCGGAAGGTCGAGGAAAGCCGTTGAGTAACAAGGGGTATCCGCGCACCGCCGCCAACGGTGACCACCGCCGCCAGCCGT
Protein-coding regions in this window:
- a CDS encoding Hsp70 family protein — protein: MRDCLGLSVGATNLVAIADHTPLMRRAVLTDGLVFTDFVGRVGDPVPLVAADGSTHRAEQLLAGAVEALTREASPAHRPDVSVLAVPAHWNAGAVQAVRGALPGVRIVPDSVAALTAIQSYPGLPARGVVALCDFGGSGTSLTLADASAGFATIGETVRYLDFSGDLIDQELLRGVLNALDAEPAGTAAVAALTQLREQCRDAKEQLSSRAAASVAGAGGAIRITRAELEAVVDQPLGGVIEAMLDLLRRNGIHPARLAAVVTVGGGARIPLVTQRLSSTFRLPVTTVPQAQVIAAVGAGLLARRGVDETATQVAVAPPVSTPGFGTATVAASALAWSAEDSVAEVAEFVPESVTDDSARPEFVFSEPPLVSAPVRLAWYRRGGVVAYAAVFLAVVGTVGMVLSARADRLDAAVEGLSAPQTVPAESPLVQAVPAPPTRTVVVRDPSWPGPAAAAPAQAAAPQPAAAPRLVQSGQSAPLAPAPRQAAPAPQAPRPRPAAPAPAPLPAPAPVGLPPIPVPPLVFPPVTLPQLPIPTFKPPAPSPTPTPSPTATPEPTATPSPSPSPSPTATPEPTQTPEPTVEPTQTPTPTSVAPSP
- a CDS encoding type IV toxin-antitoxin system AbiEi family antitoxin domain-containing protein is translated as MDVDDVLRQQDGVISRRQALDAGLPEHAIRRLLRRNQWARVHAGVYVNHTGPLTWPQRTWAAVLYAAPSALCFESALGAETSPIHLAVVQHRAILAEPAGVRIHHLVNLEERVLWNVSPPRMRYDEATLDVACRAASELDAIAILANACQSRRTTAQRLLHVLDSRTRVRRRRWLRAVLVDIADGTYSVLEHGYLTRVERPHGLPRATRQKRATSSVGICYRDAEYGEQLIVELDGRMYHDSATSRDADFERDLDAAVDGRSTVRLSYGQVFDRPCQTASKIAQVLQRHEIAVTGHPCGPECEFTRLDRAA
- a CDS encoding PE family protein, with the protein product MEGTTGSEAAAEEVVAAARELLTQRGIPVVGWEFDAIARPERDPAPVQRSRPNGDSTRVGSAPRFAAAVERYRPLGTVRPEKPAAHVDSSPGQVASLPVPVDAGPRGSSAQTAAVSVAEPVSPATAAAPPVVQQLLRIVGLAPALGSGSTPPAGAPLAWVMLGFVRRETDSRAAVEAMVLRANTDGSRQIAITDSLGGLAAQSRGVAALGAALDSQRPAMGRGGWLIGDGIDAAADCVADACNGGDGGWLMGNGGSGANGGHGGDAGMIGRGGVGGAATAAGQIGGNGGNGGLLLGAGGAGGSGGLYGVGGRGGDAGIFWGNGGRGGDGTSGGNGGNAAFTIGSGGRGGDALAAGQQGGDGGHAGWLLGNGGAGGKGGTGSAGTTGSSGSAGALGQDGGDGGAGTAGGAGGNGGTGGRGALFGKGGVGGAGGDGGTGGDGGTGGLGGAGTADGGTGGNGGNGGVGADGGTGGNGGAGGRGGLFGSTARAGVGGAGGVGGDAGTAGDGGAGAEAITPGRSGGAGGDGGDPGQVGSGGTGGIGWIRGADGAQGSLPTNGGNGGRGGDGADADVLGSAGGAGGRGGDAGLIGRGGDGGTGGNGADGGNGADAHGVDADGNGLTGGSGVTGGAGGVGGAGGAGGALAGNGGAGGDGGSGGRGGVGGQGSDGADGTFVAGAIGDGGRGGDGGAGGTGGVGGDGGTGGAAQAGGVWSAGVTGDGGDGGAGGNSGVAGNGGNGADAIVAGGTGGAGGDGGDPGLVGAGGAGGIGSNPGGTGAAGMLPTYGGDGGDGGNGLAGTAGADGGAGGRGGDGGRLGNGGDGGDGADGGAGGQGTAGADGVYVLSGGDGTGGIGGTGETGGAGGVGGAGGNGGDLAGDGGVGGAGGNGGIGGIGGTGGRGADGVVLVVYDGGDGGDGGAGGTGGIGGNGGAGGLAHSDLGVDGSQGIGGDGGSGGAAGIAGDGGTGAHGSTFGSSGSTGGDGGDPGAAGTGGVRGTGSTDGQDGASGAQATTGGNGGNGGNGSTGSIFGPFGPGGNGGNGGNGGLVGNGGDGGDGADGSSGGGLIGPNGYNGGNGGNGGLGGAQAGNGGNGGNGGDAGNGAAGTNGSHGANGTGDDGTDGTNGGNGGTGGKGGNGGLAQSSTGSQGAGGNGGDGGDAGRAGDGGNGGDGGVVKVSGGKGGNGANPGTAGTGGVGGTGSTDGTDGTDGSSAGGGKGGVGGNGANATTNGANGGAGGNGGNGGIVGNGGAGGNGGHGMVGSAGAAGTFAGGGDGNGANGTAGGNGGNGGAGGSGGSDAGVGGTGGNGGNGAVGGTGGAGAAGDGPGASGGNGGNAGNGGSGGSGGAGGATQHSGGTGGKGGNGGNGAVGGSGGKGGNGADGAIVPGGTDDQALGGAGGDGGNGGNNGIGGGAGLGGAGTTPGASGGFGNTPTGSGGNGGDGGDGGDGFQFWGGATGGAAGNGGNGGNYGDGGNGGHGGDGGNGRGGGIGIDGESGANGGAGGAGGTGGAFGGTGGTGGTGGDGGDGGNGVDGTTSLNADGSNGGSGGAGGVGGAGGSAGSIYGSAGNGGAGGDGGSAGNGGNGADALQYQSGGNGGNGGSAGAAGAGGAGGTASFPGGNGSNGAAGTYLDGGTGGKGGNGGNGSDGQTTGSQTSAGAAGKGGNGGNGFNGGDAGNGGNGGSGWNATNGGAGGNGGRGTGGAGGDGGDGGKGGTGSNVSQIIVVIHDAKPGGAGGAGGHGGDSIGGTGGGKAGQGGQGGNGGNGNPGLFGAPSAVGGHGGKGGNGGWYYPAGIGLVKQGATGQNGGSQVDRTPPLGGLGGAGGAGGAGGAP